The nucleotide sequence AGCCGCAGTGCCCGGAGAGGGGGACACCAGACGCCAGGGAGTTGAGTTACGGCCGGCTGCGGTTACAGCTGGCAGCgccgggcggccgggggggctccggggggaccAGCCCTGTTTGGTGAGGGGGTCAGCCCGCACCCCTGAAATGCCCAGGGGCACGGAGGCAAGAGGACATGGCATGGCAGGGCCAGATCTggaggggcagctgggggggtcTGAGGGCAGCAAGGTCAGGCTCCAAAGCCCTCTCGGGAGTCTGGGGCTGTGGGTCGTGTGGGGCACAGATGGGTCCCTACCAGGCAGCACCCCCTGCCCTTGCCGGCATCCCCAGCCCTTCCATGGCACCCCCAGCCCTTCCATGGCACCTCCTGTTCttccctggcaccctcagccctTCCATGGTACCCACTGCCCTTGCTGACACCCCCTCCTCTTCCATGGCAGCCCCAAGCTCTTTCCAGcaccccctgcccttccctggcaCCCTtgccggcacccccagccctttCATGGCAcccccctgctcttccctggcaCCTCCTGCCCTTCATGGCACCCCCAGCCCTTCCATGGCATCCCCTGCCCTTCATGGCACCCTCTCCTCTTCCACAGCAGCCCCAAGCTCTTTCCAGcaccccctgcccttccctggcaccccctgcccttgATGGCACCCAAGGCCCTtccctggcaccccctgcccttgCTGACACCCCTCCTCTTTCGTGGCACCCCCAGCCCTTTCCGGCACCCCCTGCCCTTCTCTGACACCCCCCGCCCACGATCCCAGCCCTGGACGGGGGGGTCCAGCCGAGGCCCGGGAGAATGAGGgcagccgccccccccgcggcTCCTTCTCGCCCGGCAcaaagatggcggcggcggcggcgccctgccccgcgccccgcccgcccccgcgccccgcgcGCTTCCGCCCGTCCGCGGGGCCGGCAACAATGCGCGCtccggcggccggggcgggccaTGGCGGTGAATTACGCGGCCGGGCTCTCGCCCTACTCGGACAAGGGCAAGTGCGGCCTCCCCGAGGtgagcgcggcgcggcggggtCCCGGCCCCAACCCGGGGCCTGCGGCGGCCCGGCGGGTTTCCATGGCAACcgggcccccggccccgcgggggtcTCCCGTGAGGAACCCGGCACCACGgctccctccgtgtcccccagcccagccccacggctcctCCAGGCCCGCCCCACGgctccctccttgtccccccatcccatggctccccccttgtctcccccagcccagctccacggttccctccatgtcccccccagcCGGGCGCCATGGCTCCTCCAGGCCCACCCCATGGCTCCCTATTTGTCCCCCCAACCCGTGGCTGCCCCCTtgtctcctccagcccagcaccatGGCTCCCTCCATGTTGCCCCATCCCTATGGCTCCCTCCACGTtcccccccagcccagtgccATGGCTCCTCCAGGCCCACCCCACGGCTCCTTCCATgtctcccccagcccagcgccatggcttcctccatgtcccctcccaggCCCACCCCATggctccctccttctccccccaggCCCACCCCATGGCTCCCTCTGTgttccctccagccccacggctccCTCCTTGTACCCCCATCCCTGTGgctccctccatgtccccccaggCCTACCCCATAGCTCCCTCCTTGTAGTCCCAGCCCAGCACTATCCCCCTGTTTTGTGCCCCCCCAACAGGGGCTCCCATCTGTATGGGGACCCTTTGATCCCCAGCGGGGACCCTCAGGGGGTGGGTGTGAGGGGCCTGTCTGGGCGCTGTGGGGGTGATCCCAGCCCTCAGCAGTACTTGGGAAGCTTAAAACAGGTTTTggggtgaggggacagggacatgcaGGTGCCTGTTCTGAGCCTGGGGGGGTGAAGGAACGGGGTCACGAGGGGCCTGTCCtcagtccctgtccccaggagcccgGGCTGGAGAAGCATCTCACAGAAATGAAACCCTGTGCCCCTGCCAGAAAGCCGGCTGGACACACAATCCCATCCAGCCAcagcgtccccacgtcccccacctCCATGGCTTCCCGCGCCGCTCGCCGTCCCTCGGCACTGTCCTGTCTGCAGAGCCAGTGGCTGTGCCGGTGACAGCTGGAGTTGGGCACACGTGGGGTGGCACCGTCCTCCCGCTGCCCGGCGGTGCCCTGGAGCCCAGCCACTTCTTGGGGTATCAGCTGCCTGTCAGCAAGAGCAATAAATACGCTCCTCTGCGTTAGGTGTTTTTAGCCCTTACCCTGTGTGGAGATGGTTTATATAACACTGTTTCTCTCCGATTAAATGCTTTTGTCATCAAGGAATGACaaatcttcttttctttggtgGATAAGAAGGATTCGTGGTTTACTGGGTCTTTGTGCCGGGAGGTGTGTAGGATGCATCCCTGCATCTCTCCATTCCCATGTGGTTTGTCTCTTCTGCTCAGATTTTTGACCCGCCGGAGGAAGTGGAGAGGAAGGTGCGGGAGCTGGCGGACTTGATCAGGGGTTCCTCCAACGTGGTGTTTCACACGGGGGCTGGAATCAGCACCTCCTCGGGGATTCCTGACTTCAGGTAAGGGCGGTGAGCAgcaggcgaggggctgggaggaTGGTACCTCCTCCCAGTCCATCTCGTGTCTTGTAACGCTCTGGACTGTGCTTCCTGCTACCCCAGCCAGACCCACTCCATCCCTCTTCTCTGGTCCTGGATccagctgaaaatactgtttcccTCCTGCACACCCATTTGACGTTAGGCCATACCCACAGAAGCCCTACGTGCGCTCTGCTTGCATTAACAACAAAAATCGCTGGTGATCCACGACCTTCATTTCGCAGTGCCTTGCTCATCCACCATTGATAGGGCTTATGGTGTGTTTACAACTGCGTTTTTAGATCCTGAGCTCTCAATTCTTGCTCTTTCTGTCCCCGTTGGTGCAGGGGGCCCAATGGTGTCTGGACGATGGAAGAGAAGGGGCTCTCCCCAAAATTTGACACTACCTTTGAGAATGCCAGGCCCTCCAAGACTCACatggcgctgctggggctgcagagagtCGGCATCCTGAAATTCCTGGTCAGCCAGAATGTGGACGGCCTTCACGTGCGTTCAGGATTCCCACGGTACTGCCTCTCCCGCCCTGTCTCCGGGTCCTTCGTGCCTGTCCCCGCCGCTGCCACGTGGCTGGTCTTGCTGCCCGATTAGCATGGCCTCGCGGGCAAGCGTTTGATGCTGGGGCTTGATTTCCAAGGCTGGCTTGGAAGGCGTCTGCCCGCTGATATTGGGAGCGGAAACTGGGAAGTGCCGGTGTGGGAACGGGTACATAAACCAGCTTGAATTTAGAGCAGGGAGGGTATGGTAATAATTCAGAGGGTGAGGAAATGAAGTCAGCCTCGATGCTCTCTAGAAGCACCCCCAGAAGCCGTTTGTTCACAAGTAGAACGAACAGGTCGTGGTGTTGGGCCATCGCATGTTACCACCCACCAGCTGAGTGGCTGTAGCCGACGGTGCCACTGTGAGCAGCCTggctggctgctgcctgggggcTCGTGGCCCGGGGAGCGAGACGTCGGCTTCAAGTAGGGCACATGCTCCTGGGAACTGCGCTCAGAGCCGCGCTCGGGGCACACGGTCCCTTCTGCTGCTCTGTACCCACCCAGAGGGGtgaagggacaggagggaggaTGAGACCATCTGAAACCACTCCCGCTGCTCGCAGAGATGCCTGTCGCCCAGTTTTACCAGCGTTGCTAGAGCTGGATCTTGTGCTATTTTAGTTTCCTTAAATTGAATTTCTTGAGAGAAAATAAAGGCGTTGCTTCCCCAATGATGGAAGCACGCTTGGGCCCAAGATACcttaaagaaatacttttcctCTCAATAAATTTGCAAAACTGCAAGGGTGGCGAGAGGGAGAGAGGGTCCCGCAGTTGGAACTGGTCTGACTTACCGGCTGCAGTCTCGGATTTCCTCGCTCGCTGCGATGAGGTCAGGGGTCCTGCGTGGCCGTGTTCCCTCTGTGGGGAGCTGCGACGTGCGGGAGCCGAGGGTACAAGTCCTCCACTCCCTGCGTGGGTGGGGACTGAAGTGCATTTAGCAGCGCGGTGGCCATTTCAAAGATGTCCTCAAAGGACCCTGCCTTTCCATTAGCACTTGCGGCAACAGGCTCTTTTTCCCTTCAAGAAACTTCAGCCTGTTATAAAACCCATTTCCAGCACTTAAGACCAGTAAGCAATTGCCTTGTGAGGCAAGCTGcctggaaaggaaagaggagagcagCTGAATtcaagtaagaaaataaaatgaaggtaATTGGGATGAGAACGAGGGGCATGAATGGGACCTCGGGAGAAGATGCGTCTCACAAATGTCTTCAGCCATCACGGGCTGAGCAGAGGGCTGCCTCCCGGGGGGTATTTCCTATTATGAAAAGCCCTGAGTCCTGGTTCCTGCTCCTAGCGCCACATTTGCCTTTTTAAGCTAAACAACCATGGGAAAAAGAATAGGAATTAAAGACCAGAACTCAGCCgtgctccccgcagcctcctgccACCGGCTCCCGCTCTGGTTCAGCGCAGCTCTTCCGCCCAAGCAAAGCATGTGCTTAAGTAAGCGCCGCTGAACTGGGGCCAAAATGGGGGAAATCAAGTCAGTCCTGTCTCCATCTGCCCTGGAGGAGGTTCCCAGTCACCGTGGGGCTCGTCGGGAGAGCGTTGGCCTTCTGCTTTGAGGTTGGCGCTGAGCTTGAGGGGAGTTCTAGTCAAAACAAGTGGCAAAGGGCTGAAACCGTGCAAGGACAGAGAGAAACACCGAGTGCTGAGAAAAGCAAAGATCCTGGTTACTGCTGGGCGCAGGGATTTGAGGCTGGGTCAGAACAGGGGTTAGAATTGGTGCTGCggaaggaaatgtttaaaattaaaaagccagGACGTGCTGTTCCTCCCCTTAGTCCCAATTGTGGTGGCCATAGTGTAGTGCTTTCATGATGGAGATGAAACTGTGGCGCAGAAGGCCTCTAGCCAGGATCTGAACGTGTCCTCTGGGTCTCCCCTGCCCCGCGAGAGGGACGGCTCTGCCCAAACTGCCTTTGAACGGTATTTCTTGTGTTAAATGCACAAAGAGGTGCTCAGTGTGCCACAGTTTTGCCAGCGCCTGCTTGGCCTGTATGCGATGGCCACACTTGGCACAGGGAAGTCCCGACACTCGGTGGCTGGATCAGCCGCCTTCAACGAccagctgcctccctgcagcaaGGCCAGGTCATTTTGTGGCACCCAGTGTCCCCAGAGCCTGCCTGGCACTGGTGCCTTGCTCCGATGCAGCCGTATTTGTCTATACCTAATATAATTCCCCTCAGTGCTGGCCCTGTGCTGGCTCGCTCTCCCCAGGCCGTGGCAGAGGGTCCCTGTCACCCCACATCACCTGGCAGGTCTGATCCGGCAGAGCTGGAGAGTGGGGAAGCCCTTGAGATGCAGGACCCCTGCTGAGGAGGGGGCTTTGGGCAGCTGTCCCGGTTGCTCCAGGGCTCTCCACCATTCCCCAGCTCACTTCTGCCTGTTTTCTCCCCCAGGGACAAGTTGGCTGAGCTCCACGGGAACATGTTTGTGGAAGAGTGTGTGAAATGCGGCAAGTACGTGAGCCCTGAGCCTGGGGAGGGCATCAGCGAGGTGGGGGCTTTGTTGTTGTCCCCAGGGAACGATGGAGGCCCTGCGCGTGCCGTGGGGCTCTGCCTGGCAGGTCTCTGGTGCAGTGTGCGTGGAGGCACGGACAGACCTGTCCTTCCAAATCCTAAACCCTGTCAAATGGTGGGAAAGGAACATTCTGGGAATTCTCCGTTGCCTGGGCGGCCTTCGACAaatcctgctcctcctggcaAGGCGGATGTGCCGGGAGGGCTGCCTGCGGCAGGGTCTGTGctgccagctggagagaggagaggaggctgctACCAGCTGGGTTTTCCATCCCGGTTtgtggcagagctgtggggctgctgtcAGCAGCGCCTGGTTGGAGACGCAGGCAGAGTCCGATGGAGGACTGAGGTGCCCCAGTTATTGCTTGTGGCTCTGAGCCGCCACCTGCTTCCCCCAGTGCCCGTGATGTGAGGTGTGCCGTGTTGGGGGGGTGTGTCACAGCGGGTGCCACCTCCCTGCGTGTTTGGCCCTGAATGGCACCGTCTCTCCTGCAGGCAGTACGTGCGGGACACGGTGGTGGGCAGCATGGGGCTGAAGCCAACGGGCAGGCTGTGCAGCGTCACCAAAGCCCGGGGTCTGCGGGCCTGCAGGTACGTCTGCTGGGAGGCTGGACGAGGGCTCCCGAGGGgacggggggtggcagggggtggctcTGGCGTGCAGACCtggctttgcagggctgggctcaCAGTCCCTGCAGCTCAGGTGAAGAAGCAGAGGGCGTAGGGGAGATCTCCAAAAGCCCAGGTAGGAAGCCAGCACCCACATCTCCAAGGAGTCCCAGTCACGCCGATAATCTCGAGTGTGTCCCAGTGCTGGAGAATGTCCGGCTGTGGGATGGCAGCTCTAGAGAGCCCCTTCGCCTCCAGCAGGATACGGCCACCGCTGCCCCGCTGCTGCTTGCCTTTAGTGGCGTAgtgtttccagctctgcagctggaggtacCCTGAGATGATCTGGCATCCAGACACGCTCCACGTGCCCCTCGTGCTTCCTCACCCTGGGCCCAGCTGCTTTTCTCACCCAGGcggcacagcagagccaggggctctgggccatggggcagagctctgctggctcAGCTCTGAGACTGGGGAGTGAAAAGCATGTCCCAGCTCTGAACTGGGACGGCAAAACAGCCAGGGTTTTGGTGGCATTGCAGCACCAGCCACAAAATCCCTCACGCAGGTGAATTCTGTGCCTCCCCTCGCCTGCCGGTGAGTCCCCTTGGGTTGTCTGGGCTCTCTCTGTCCTTCGCAGTGCTGGGCCAGGATCTGGGTCAGTGTCCCCTCTCGCAggacagctctgctgcctgtccctgcctggcagggGAAGCCATGGACCTTGTGTGTGTTTTCTAGAGGGAAGTTGAGAGACACCATTCTGGACTGGGAAGATTCCCTGCCCGACCGCGACCTCACGCTGGCGGACGAAGCCTGCAGGTACCGCGCTTGGGCTCTTTGTGCCGTGGTGGCTGCTGACGCCTGCGGCTCGCGGTGCTCGCAGTGCCCCGGGAGGCTGCGCGGGCTCCCCATCCTCTGCCCGCACCCTTGGGCTGACCCTGCCCGGCTTTCTTCATCGTGGTTTGTGCCTCACAGCCCTGAGGCTGTACCCACAGCACGGCAACACCCAGCCCTCTCCCCGGAAAGCGGCCGAGAGAAACCACTGCAAATTCCGGCCACAGCTTTGTGTCCCAGCTGGGCAGCTGGGAGAGTCCACACTGGAGCAGCCACGGCTTTTTCTCTGCCCTGGATGTTTTGTCTTCTCCCTGCAGGAAAGCCGATCTCTCCGTCACTCTGGGGACCTCTCTGCAGATCAAACCCAGCGGCAACCTCCCGCTGATCACgaagaagagaggagggaagCTGGTCATAGTCAATCTACAAGCAACCAAACATGTGAGTGAGAGCGTCCTCGCTGCTCTGCGCTCACAGCAatttgctctgtgctgctcctttCCCCTCGGTCACTTGTTCCAGCCCCATCACAGGTTAGTCCCCGCACGTTGTCCCCTCCCAGGCGGCCAGATGGGAGAGCGGCCTCACATAGTGATCGAACGGGCTGGGCTTCCCTTGTTGGAGGGCTTAAACCTGCAACTCCTGATAAACACCTAGAAATGGAAGGTAAATTTTAAAAGCGGAATAAATACTCGGCCCAAATCCTGACGTATCCTCCGGTGCAAGAACCGCACACATGTAACCCACGCCACAGGGCAGAGGCGTTTGGTTCCTGTTCAGCCCTGGTTTTGGTGCCACCGTTGTCCGAAGTCTTTTGAATAACCAGAGCTGGGGGGTTTCAGGGGTGTCGTTAGAGCTCCTTTGTCCCTGTCCCACTCTGGCCTGGGCTcgctggcctggctctgcatccgCGTCCCCGTCTCTGGGCTGTGTTTCAAGGTGGGGATCTCATTGCCACACCCTGATAGAGCGCTGTCAGCCCGCGGCGTGGCCAGGGAGCGGTGCCAGGCAGGGTCAGCGCGTGTTCCACCAGGGATGATGGTGTCTCAGGGAAGGGACAGGAGCCTGGGAGCCCGCGTGCAGCTGAGCCATCACCCAACCCCTGTCCCCACGCGCTCCCTGGGAGGGGATGTTTGTCCCCGCACACTCTGTTTGTCCCCTAACGTTGCGTTTGCCCTCGCTCGCCCCAGGACAGACAGGCCGACCTGCGCATCCACGCCTACGTCGATGATGTCATGACAAAGCTGATGAAGCACTTGGGGCTGGAGGTCCCGGAGTGGACAGGGCCGGTGGTGGTGGAAAGCGCGGAGCTCCCCAAGCCCGAACAGCTCTTCGGATTTGACCCTGGGGCTCGTGGGCTGCTGAAGGAggagcccctctcccagcacaaCGGCACGGGTGGGCTGTGCCCCGACCTCGGGACCACGCAGGTGGAACGCCGTGACAGTCTGAAGCAGGAGTGTCCCAGCCCGGACACGGGGCCAACGACGGTGAAGAAGATGAAGGTGGAGCCTCTCCTTATCTGACCCAGACTGTTCCCTGTCTGTCTAGACACTCGTCCGTGCCGCTTTTCCTACCGACTTTTTTTTATACCCTTAAACATTGTCCCTTTTTTTATGTAAGTATTAAATACACTCGAATCACGTGTGTCAGGGCAGCTGCACCCACCAACCCTGCTTGAAAGGGACCGAGCAGCCGGTTCCTTCTCTGCGAGGAGACGGTTGGGGGGTCCAGCAGACcccaggggggcagagggacgaGGGTGCTCGGCAGCGACTCTGGGGGCAGCTGATGCCGTCTCAAACGCAGCTGGAGCTGCGCAGGGGTTGGGATGAGCCGCTGCGATctgcccacagagctgctcccggTCCTGCTGGTGATGGGGGGATGTCGCTGGGtggtggcagggaaggggacGGGTGGTGGctgaatcctggcctggtgcagggctgggggatggTGCCCCggtccccccgccctcccctctgcctcctgctgtgcCCGGGGCAGCCCTCGGCTGGCGCTGGATGTGTGTTCCAGCTCTCTTGGACACTGATGTTGCGTCACGGCAGCTGGGCTCAAGGCGGCCCCGGCCCAAAGGTTCTTGAAACCCTCTAGGTCACCCTGCATTAAACTAAagcaggtggattttttttccaaaatactttttatttagagattaaaataaagcttaaaaaaaaaaaacaaacaaaaaaaaccaaccagttgCAACATCAATAGCCAGCCAGCCCAGGGCCCTTCATTCCCATCCTGAGAGCGACCCTGTGTCCCTTCCACAACTCCTGCTGCACCCAGGGGCCAGGAGtagccccttccctcccagtaaGGCCGGTGGGAACCGGTCTCATCGTCCCAGTTCACAGATACAAGCAAAGCCAAGCAGATCCAGCATCTGCCCACCCCTGGAGGCAGATCCTAGAGGGGCCACCCCGAGGGCTCATCCCATAGGGGATGGGGTGCTGAGCCACCCCATCGCATCCCCCGTGGTCCCTGGGTGCTGCTTAGAGCTCCTCAGCCGGCTCCGGGCCTGCTGTGGCCAGCCTTGGTCCAAGCCAGCGATGCCATGCCATGGTGCGGCGCAGTGCTGTCCCCAGACATAGTGTCGGCTTGATCCCCATCCCTGTGGCTCAGCCCTTCCGAGGCAAGCGGCTGCGTGCTGTTACGGGGGGAGACTTTGTCCGGGCGTGAGGTGAATGCGTGGCCACCGAAGGCTTCATGCAGGGTCTCAGGGTCTTCTCCGAGGCGCTCAGACCACAGCGGCTCCAGGGCCTTCTCGTCCCCGGCCTGGGGCTGTGTGTAAACCACGCGGGAGGCGGCCGCATTGTGCAGGGACCTGGAGAAAACTAATTGCAAAGGAGGGTCAGGGCCCGCTCCAGTGCCCGGAGCTCCGGCGCAGCCACAGCACAGCCCTCACCTCGCACAGGTCCGAAGTCGCCGTTTGCCTCGGCCCTGCTGGGGGCAAAGGGGCTGATGGAGGGGAAGACAATGAGTGCAAAAGAGAGCAGCAGGacctggggacagagaggggacgtTACCGTGCGCAGTGGTGGAGGGGAGAGACCAGGTTCTGGGACACGGCTCCTCGAGCGGGGGCTGGTGGCAGAACCAGAactgtgtccctgcatccctccctgtgCAAGTGCCCCTGGCAGcgcctccatccatccatccatccatccatccatccatccatccctccctccctcccttcatccatcccttcatccctccatccatccttgAAGCATCTACCCCTCTGCCTTAGCACACGTCCATCCCTCTGTCTGCCCTTCCGTCCACCCCTGCCAGCACATCTCCGTGGGTCTGAGCCTCCCTCCCTGGAagcaaggaggctggggggggggtcgggggctCCACACACCGCGATGCAGGTTCCCGTCTGCGCTGCTTTGTTGCTTGACTGTACCACGAGGGCCTGGAGCTTCTTCAGCTGCTCCAGGAGGGACCTGGGGACAGCGAGAGCCCGTGATCACCCCCaaatccctcctgccccccagcaggTCTGGCCAGGGGGAACAGGGGAGTCCCAGCCCCATCCTACCCCCTcttgtccccatcctgccccgggAACACCTACGAGTTCTGcttctccaggtgcaggactttcctctgcagctcctggttCTGGGCCGTGCAGGCTGACatcctgggggacagggagggggggatGAAGTCAGGGGGGTGTGAAACagctgggggggctggcagggagcagcatGCCCACCACTGGCCAGCCGTGCCTGCAGCAGGGGTCTGGGGGTCGTACCGGCTCTCCAGCCCGTCGATATACTCCTTCTTCTTCTTGCGGCTCTCCTGAGCTGACTGCTTGTTCCTGATCTTCCGCCGGATCTTCTTCAGCACCCGCTCCTCATACTGGGGGAGAcagggggggtcagggctgctggggctgggaccccccccaactcCGCACCCTCCCCAGGCATGGTGGGACCCACCTTGGTGAGGGGCAGCtgcgtgggcagggacaccccctccTTCGCCAGCAGCTTCTTCTCGTCCTCAGTCAGCACCAGCTCCTGGAACTGCCCCTGGCTCTGCCTCAGCAGGGAGCCGGGCacctgtggctgctgcagggccatCGGTGGGTGACGGCCCTGGGCGGCGGGGTCACCCCACGCCTGACCCCAGGGACCACGGTGGGGACCACAACGACGGGATCATGGTCCAGGAAAGGACAGGGATAGGACCATGGAAAGGGGAGAAGTGTGGGGACTGGACagagtgggatggggacaggaatggggaggGGATCATGGTCCAGgaaggggcagggatggggagaaaagggaCCGTGATCCAGGGAAGGGGACAAGAACAGGGAGGGATGGGCaaagggacaaggatggggatgggactgTGCTTCAGGGTGAGGATGGGATGGATTGTGGTCCAGAaaggacagggatgaggatgaggatgaagacAGGGATGGGGTCATGGTCCAGGAAGGGACAAGGTTGGAGacaaggagggatggggacacagaggCGGGGACTTACAGCATCAGAGCTGCCCGAGAGCAGCAGGTCCTTGACGGTAAGGGTGCAGGATGCGGGTGGAGAGACCACGGGCAGGTCCTGGCTCTCCTCCAGGAAGAAGCCGGGGTGCCACATGTCTGGGTGAGGGGAAAGCAGAGGCTGTCAGCAGTGCTGTGTCCCCCAGTATCCCCAGGGCAGGACCCTCACCCCTGCCATGGCCCCAGAGCTATGGTGCCTTGCTGCCACCTACCAGTCCAGTGGCCCTGGACTCTGGCCCCCCAGACTGTCCTTCTGctcctgtcccagtccccccagaaCACCCGACGCTGCTTAGCCCACCTCAACACCCCCAGTCCCTCCAaacttccctcctcttccagtCTCCCCCACCAACACCAGTCTGCCCAGTTCACCCCAGTTCCCAAACTCTCCCCATGTCCCTGAGCTCCCCCCACAGTACTCCATACCTCCCAGTTCTCCCCAGTCTGCCCAGTTCCCTCCAGTCCCCCTAATTTCCTCATTATGCCTGAGAGACCCCAGTTCCCCCATCCCCTCTTAGCTCCCCAGTTGTCCCCAGTcctccccagtccctccagtgcccccagccTGGTCCTTTGACCAGTCTCTCCCTCATGGCTCACCCAGGTCGATGGAGACATCAGGTTGTGGGACCCTGCCCCCCCCTGGGACAGGAAGAGCTCGGCAGGCGTTGGCATAGGGGTACAGGACCTCGCTGGGACCCCTGTCAAAGCACCTGGGGGGGCTGTCGAGCTGGTCGGAGGGGGGGTCCTCAGAGACCCCACTGTCGCTGGCAGCTGGGGACCAGCTGGGTGAATCTGATACTGAGTCCCCAGAGCCCAGGATGGAGCTGAGGAAGTCCTCATTGTCCTGGACACGCTGTGGGGACACGGGTGCCTGTCACCGTGGGGTTCCCACAGGAGCTGCCCGCGCTGTGGGTTGGTCCCAGCTCTCGGGCAAGGcgtggggacagggctgtcccgCCAGAGCCAGGGATGAGGTGGTGATGGGACCCCTCAGCCTGGGAGACTCACCCCGTCCTCGTGCCAGGTGCCCAGCGGCGTCCCCAGCTCCACACCACGGAGGATCCCGTCCTGGCGGTCGAAGAGGAGGTCCAGCAGGTCGAGGCTGTCGAGGCTGCCCACGCCAGAGGCCATGGCTGCAAGATGGCAAGGTCAGGTCCAT is from Chroicocephalus ridibundus chromosome 22, bChrRid1.1, whole genome shotgun sequence and encodes:
- the SIRT6 gene encoding NAD-dependent protein deacylase sirtuin-6 produces the protein MAVNYAAGLSPYSDKGKCGLPEIFDPPEEVERKVRELADLIRGSSNVVFHTGAGISTSSGIPDFRGPNGVWTMEEKGLSPKFDTTFENARPSKTHMALLGLQRVGILKFLVSQNVDGLHVRSGFPRDKLAELHGNMFVEECVKCGKQYVRDTVVGSMGLKPTGRLCSVTKARGLRACRGKLRDTILDWEDSLPDRDLTLADEACRKADLSVTLGTSLQIKPSGNLPLITKKRGGKLVIVNLQATKHDRQADLRIHAYVDDVMTKLMKHLGLEVPEWTGPVVVESAELPKPEQLFGFDPGARGLLKEEPLSQHNGTGGLCPDLGTTQVERRDSLKQECPSPDTGPTTVKKMKVEPLLI
- the CREB3L3 gene encoding LOW QUALITY PROTEIN: cyclic AMP-responsive element-binding protein 3-like protein 3 (The sequence of the model RefSeq protein was modified relative to this genomic sequence to represent the inferred CDS: inserted 2 bases in 1 codon) produces the protein MSYGAQRVHPQGGPAIAHRRPQSGMGDFAIRDVISVQLEFKLCHSGQGTTEEEEEVAAGLGVYPAALRPSGLRRQDRSLGVGSDTAMASGVGSLDSLDLLDLLFDRQDGILRGVELGTPLGTWHEDGRVQDNEDFLSSILGSGDSVSDSPSWSPAASDSGVSEDPPSDQLDSPPRCFDRGPSEVLYPYANACRALPVPGGGRVPQPDVSIDLDMWHPGFFLEESQDLPVVSPPASCTLTVKDLLLSGSSDAQPQVPGSLLRQSQGQFQELVLTEDEKKLLAKEGVSLPTQLPLTKYEERVLKKIRRKIRNKQSAQESRKKKKEYIDGLESRMSACTAQNQELQRKVLHLEKQNSSLLEQLKKLQALVVQSSNKAAQTGTCIAVLLLSFALIVFPSISPFAPSRAEANGDFGPVRVFSRSLHNAAASRVVYTQPQAGDEKALEPLWSERLGEDPETLHEAFGGHAFTSRPDKVSPRNSTQPLASEGLSHRDGDQADTMSGDSTAPHHGMASLAWTKAGHSRPXEPAEEL